Part of the Cuculus canorus isolate bCucCan1 chromosome 25, bCucCan1.pri, whole genome shotgun sequence genome is shown below.
AGTAAGGAGGAGCTGAACCCCCATCCCCGTGGGAGAACTatcttctccccatcccacaaCCTCCCAAAGAGGAGCAGCTCCTAAGGGAACGGAAAGTGTCCCCAAACACCAGCACAAACATCAGAACATTTCCTAAAGCCCCAAAAGACCCCCAGTCTGACCggctcccaccccaccctgctCTTGAAGAGGTTGACAGCCCATTCGCCCCAGATCTGGCACCAATGCCCATGAGAGCACCTTGAAGCTCACCTTCTCTGGGACCCCCTCATGGCCTGAGCCCATGTGTGAGGAGCTTGTTGGGCATCTGGGTTCATGCCACATCTCTTCTCCGTAGGCGCCTGCACTGCACACGCAACTACATCCACGTCCACCTCTTCACCTCCTTCATCTGCCGGGCGGTGAGCATCTTCGTGAAGGACGTGGTGCTCTACTCGGGCACACTGGCCAGTGAGACGGACAAGATGCGGGAAGACGATTTCAAGGCAGAAATGGGTCCCTCACCTGGACAACGGAGCCACCTGGCAAGTGATACACCAAGACcggaggcaggagcaggggaaTCAGGAgccccagggctgtgctgctccaggacgatgaagctgaggagggacgAAGGGTCACCTACAGCTCTGCTCAGCTTCTCTCCTTCCTGGTGCCACAGTGGAGATCAGAGTCACAGAGGACGCGAGTCTCGCAGCCTGTCTGAGCTCAGAGTGCCCTGGTGTGGGAAATACTTCTATGGGAAAGACCTAGAGAACCTGCTCTACATCTGCTGCTGGAAGATCCCAGGGGAGATGTAGCCCaagggagagttggggttgttcagcctggagaagagaaggctgcagggaaaccttagagcatctttcagtactggaaggggctgcaggaaagctggggaggggctctggaccagggagtgcagggacaggatgagggggaatggttttcagctgaaagaggggagattgagatgagatcttgggaagaaatattttgctgtgagggtggggaggccctggcccaggttgcccagagcagtggtggctgccccatccctggaggagttcaaggccaggttggatggggcttggagcaaccggatccagtgggaggtgtccctgcccatggcacgaGGTTGGAACCGGTTGGGATTTAAagccccttccaatccaaatccTTCTGTGATTCCTTGATGTAGTTCCCTGCAAGAGGAGGAATGTGAGCCACACATGGGGCACAGCCTGGGTTTTGCTGCTCTGAGAGCAAAAGCCACCAGGTTTTGCTTTCAGGGGACATCCTGATACAGGCACCTTTCTGACTCTCTACCCACAGGTTGGCTGCAAGGTGGTGGTGACTCTCTTCCTCTATTTTCTGGCCACCAACCACTACTGGATCCTGGTGGAAGGTCTCTACCTGCACAGCCTgatcttcatggccttcctctCCAACAAGAACTACCTATGGGTCCTCATCATCATTGGTTGGGGTAAGCATGGACCCCAAAATGATGCTGCTGAGACCAGCTGGGAACTTTGGCATCAGCCGTGGTTCAGCGGCACTCAGGGGCAGTGGATGCAGACCAACTACCAGGGACTGGTTCAGTCTACAAACACACTGCTTCATCCACACTGCTCACTCTGGTTCCTGCCCCTCCAGGTCTCCCCGCTGTCTTTGTGTCTGTCTGGGCCAGCGTCAGAGCCTCCTTGGCGGATACACAGTAAGTAGGTCCACCTTTTCCGACAGTCCTTGGAGGAGACAAAGACTGGTTGGtaaaagcagacaaaatatCTGTGGACACCAGCACTTCTGAGAATGAAAGTTTTCCAAGATCAAGAGGTGTAAACAATCCTAAAAGGCTTGTTCAGAACGTCGTTTGTAGCgtccttccctggaagtgttcaaaaacaTGTGTAGATGAGCCACTTTGAGATATGGTTTAGTCGGCGCGGTGGGgttgagctgatggttggactgcatgatcttagaggtcttttccaatcccCATGATTGTCAGTAATCCAGACCAATAGtggttttgttctgcatttgGGAGGAAGATGATTGCAGGTTTACACCATAAATTGATCAGTAAACAGTGCAAAGATGAATGCTAAAGGCGTGTTCCCAGTTCAGTAAAAGGATCAAGACCAGCAAACAGCCAGCAGGAGTTTCAGATGAGCTGGCTAAGGAGAACTGAGGAACAGAAATGCTAATTTAAACCTGATTTGCCTCACTGTGATGGTTATGAACTCTTGTAGCATGGCTGTTGTTGGGTCAAGACTTACCTAAACTCCACAAAGGGATTGAAGGGTGGGAGGCATCTTGGCAGGGGGTGGTGGATGGAGCCATCAGCCGGTGATTTTCCTTACCAGCAATTTCAGGTTTCTCCAAGGTGCTTCTTTCCTGGTATCTTCAGGTGCTGGGACCTCAGCGCAGGGAACATGAAGTGGATTTATCAAGTCCCCATCTTAGCCGCCATCGTGGTAAGAATGCCACGGCCAAACCTCCCAGTCCCTTTTGGGGAAAGGGGGTCGGCAGAGACCCAGAGCCATCACTTGTGGTCACTGGGGTTGTGTCTCCAGCCACCTCAGCACCCAGAGACAACCCGTGCAATCACCCCAATGCCTGCAGCTCACCCAGACCTGCCTGTCCTTGTCCCCTGGGGTTGCTCAGGAAGACCTAAAGTCACCGTGGGCAACGTAACTGCACTGGGTGTCTGTCGGCAGgtgaatttcttcctcttcctcaacATTGTCCGGGTGTTGGCCTCCAAACTGCGGGAGACGAACACGGGAAAACTGGACCCACGGCAGCAGTACAGGCgagtgctggcagcagccaaaACGTGCTTGGCCCTGGGCTGTGTTCCCTGGAGCCCTGTGGTCAGTTCTGGggtcagcacaggaaggacatggatctgtttgagtccagaggaggccatggagatgatccaagggctggagaacctctgctacaAGAAGagactgggagagttggggttgttcaccttagaggctctggggagaccttcgaggagcttccaggactgaaaggggttccaggaaagctggggaggggctctgggtcagggagtgcagggataggacaaggagaaacagttttcagctgaaagaggggagattgagatgagatcttaggaaaaaatgttttcctgccagggtgaggaggccctgggcCAGGTTAAAGGCAGGATAATGACAGCAGGTGCTTCTGGCAGCTCAGTTTGCTTGGAACAGCAAAGGCTCAGGAGTTCAAGCTCTTCCTGGTCCAAGCTGGACACTGCAACAGCTGTGCACAAACCCACTGCGGCACCAGCGGCAGTGAAAGCAACTGCCCTCTCGCGTTGGGACACTTACCAGTGGCTGCAAGGGGGCTGCAGGCTGGCTGCTAAATCCTGGCTTGCGGCTCAGAGTATTTCTCCTCTCAGGAAGCTGCTCAAGTCCACGCTGGTGCTGATGCCGCTTTTTGGAGTCCATTATGTAGTGTTCATGGCCATGCCCTACACCGAAGTCTCTGGGGTCCTGTGGCAGATCCAGATGCATTACGAGATGCTTTTTAACTCCTCTCAGGTACATCAACGTGGGGCTGCCAAATATCGAGCAACTCTTATCCGGGAAGGGGGGAGGAACATGCAGAACATCCTGGCTCAGGACTCAAATTACACTTCTGTCTCTTTTGGCAGGGTTTCTTTGTGGCTTTTATCTACTGCTTTTGCAACGGGGAGGTAAGTTAGAAGTGTGACTGACTCCCTGTTTCAGCTCCTTTAGAATAAGGGAACTTAAACCACAGCCCTCGAGTTGGCGTAATCggaggaaaaaaactcagaacCATCCCTCTCAGCAGgatttggaagggaaaagagccACACTAGGAGTGAAAACCATGGGGAAGGGGAATGAAGGGAAGTGATGCCTGTGTGGCTGCCTCTGGGCACCAGCAGCCCTCTCTGACCTCTCCCTTAGGTGCAAGCAGAGATTAAGAAAGCTCATTTTCGGAGAAGCCTGGCGTTGGACTTCAAGCAGAAGGCACGCGCCACCAGCGCGGCGGGGAGCTGCTGCTACGGTGGGCTGGCTTCCCACACCACCATGAGCTTCAGCACGAGCATCGCGGGGCGAGGGGCAGGGAGCATGCAGCAGCGCGGGCTGCTGCTCCCTTCCCGTGCCAGCCTACCTGGCTACATCCCTACCTCCTTTGCCTCGGATAACTTTTTGCCCCGGCCAACCCAGGAGATGAGCCAGAAAACCTGTGGGGAAAACAAAGTGGATTTAACAGACCTAAATGGGCATCATCTTAACCTGAACAAAGAGCTGGAGACGATGCTGTGAAGTGCACAGCGTCTCTCCTATCTGGACATCCagctgtgcctggaaagatgcTGATCCTGACACGCTTTGGGCTCCCCCTGTGCTTGCATGGGGAGCCAGGGTAGGGGATTGCAGCTGGAACAACACAGTTCCCTTCCCCTCGTAGCCAGTGTGCAAAGGGATCGCGTGCTCTCGCTCCTTTTACCTTGCTGGCCTAAAAACGAGCAGCCAGTCCAAACCCTCATTTCCTTCAATGCGCAAGTGACTGACGTAAGTGATATCTGTGCATGCAAAGCCTTGACTCATCGCCAGGGAACAGCGCTCCAGGCTCAGCCTTACCTCGGCCGTCTGGAAAGTGACTGCAGCTTAACGCGTATAAAGCTGATTCAATGAGTCCATAAGTCCTGAAGTCCAACTCCCCTATTTAGCAGCAATTCCTGCATTGGATGGCCTCCGGCTGCCAGAGCAGGTAGTGCCCACAGAGCTGTTTGGCAGCTCTCCCTCCCCTTAATCCAATCCTGATGCAGCTCCCAGATGCTGTGAAGCCCAACACACAATGTTCAGCCACAAACCGGGAGCGTGAGTCACTGGGATACGGGGGGTCAGGGAAGCAGACCAAGTTCTACAGCCCAGGAAGGGCACAGCAGGCCTGGGTCTCCCACGCTTTACAGCACGGTTGTCTACAAACTCAACAGCCAACTGCATGTAAGAGTCTTGGCTCTGTCACCTTTCTGCAGGCTATAAAGTGAATAAAGACACAGTCTGTACAGCTCACTTCCGCCCTCGGTGGTGTTACACGCAGCAATCGATTGCTAGAGGACAGCAGAGGGTGTAAAGAGCTGGGAATCCAGCCAGGTTCAGagccagccagctctgctcGCTGTCAGGGACACGGCAGCCCCACCTGCCCACTCGCTGCACCTGCACTGCCCAGGAAAGCTCACCACCCTGATGGGAAGAGACATTCCCGAGGAGCATGCAATGCCCAGTCCAAACAATTcagtcagaatcatagaagctgtaggttggaaaagacctttgagatcatcaggccCAACCATGCCTGctcactactaaatcatatccctaagcacttcttctacccatcttttaaacccctccagggattgggactcctccacctccctgggcagcctctgccagtgcttgggAAACTTTTCAGGCCACAGGGGAGGGGAGAATTACGATGTTGTTTGGAAAGGGGGTATATATGACCACTTAAAATTAAACACCACACCCATAGTAGCATGGAACAATTTTCTTCCTATCTGCTCCAATAAGACACAGTCCCTCAAAGCAGTATTTtgatgatacagacagtgagagaAAACAGGTAACTATATCTGCATATTCACAGATCATCCAGTGAAAAGCTAGGATATAAACTGAGTCGCAAGGATGAGAAAGCACTGGAGGGAGAGCCAGCCAAGAGGCGtcagggcagggacaggcatGAGGATTCGCATTCTTTGACCACTTCTGACCCTAGAAAACAGCACTGTACAAGGTGGAAGGGGGCTCTTGGCACAGCTGGGTGGTGGCAGCATCGTCTCTGCTCTGGGGGATGAGGGGCAGAGGGAGTGGCTGGCGTGCAGGCATGAAGGCAGGATCAGAATCCCAAGGTCCCAATTGTACAAACTGAGCTTCCTGCAGTTAATTTGCTCAGCTGCGAGCTGCGCTTTGGTCTCTTTAGAAGCAAGCGCCACCGTCTGCTGCGGCAAGGAGAGAGATTCTCTTTGCAGGTAGTTGGTGTGCCGCTCACACTGCTACCTtgttctgcagagaaggaatcAACCCTCTTCTGTATCTAACAGGAACCTGCGAACTGACAGTACGGCGCTCTGTCAGGGATCGCTATTTACTCACTCGAGTCTCAAGGGGCTCCCGGTAGCTGAGACGGGGGTGAGGAATTTCAGCAATCCTATCACACAGCAGAGggatgctttaaaaagaaagagagaaacccAAGCATTTGTGACATACAGGGTCAGTTCCCAGTGGCAGCGAGCTGAGAcccaggaaaggagggagcagaTGGAAGCTTCAAATGATGGagctatttttttgtttgtttgaaactCAAATCTTTAATTGCGCAGTGATAAACTTGAAGTGCGATAAGGAGAATTCAACACTTGCTcctaacccccctgccacatATGCCCTGTAAAATCCTTGCCTTAACACCTAGGAAAAGTACAGGAGGTCTTTTATTAACTACATCCAAAACTACTGTTGAAAGAAAGGGATTTAGACAAACCTCCAGCCAGGCAAACCTCCATCCCAACGCCAGATCAGCCACAGGAAGAAGTGGAGAACAAAAAGCACATGCTAGATATTTTTGTCCCAGTAATAAAACATTTACTAGAGCAAGCAGAAAGTAAATGCACAGCtgataaagaaaacatcacaatGTCACAAAACCCTGACAGTTTCTGATACTCCTTTCCGTAGAAACAGGACAGAGGTGGGTGCCGACATGTTTCAACAAAAGTTTATCCTTACCTTTatggtgcaaaaaaaaaaaaaacaaaaaaaaaaagaagttaaaaactGGATAATACACACGACGAGTTAAAAATGGTCAAGCAAGATTTTACAGTTTTAACTACACGTGTCCAATACAGGGCCATATTCGAGCTGTTTCACTTCATCAATCACTTTCCAGGTTCTCCCTAAAGGCTTCTGAGCAGCAGGTCCCTGAATTTCTGAATGAAGCCTCTTCCTTTCGTACACGTCATCGGGGGCACCAGCCTTTGTTTGTTGTGGcatatctacatttttttttccctttttttgttttaaatttgaagAAAGCACTCAGCCCTCTCATAACAGAGGGTGCATaggcacagcagagagagacAAGTTTGCTATGCAGGCTTCCACCAAGATGAAGGTTATTAGGAAAGGAAAGgtcctttaaaataataaaatacctgGGCAATAGGATTGGGATTGACGTACTGACCACAAACAAGCCAGAGAGTCCATCCTACACTAGATGTGAATTTGTGGTTAGCTGGGCTGGAGAAGGATGCCTTGAAGAGCTtcatagaaaatgaaacaaaaaggggaagaaaaatcaacTTGCTTCATCCCACCTTCAACAACACAAATTGATACATTCGTAGTTGATGCAGAGAGATGTAAGGGACAACCCAGAGGCCAAATTATTTGAGGATAAGAGAAGagataaaaagaagagattGGGGAAGAACTCGCCATGCTGAAGGATTAATGTTTAACAGGTGGGTCCTGAGCATCTCTAGATGGACTGACTGGTTTTTAAATTGTGAACGCTGGTTAAGAAAAGACTACTTTATACTTCTATGGACAACAGTTTCTTAATGTTCCAAGGATGTGAAACGGCTTCTCTCTTGTCAAGAAAATCTGTTCAAATCCAGCAGAGAGTCACTTGAGCACTGaatgttttgaaagcagaacCCAGGGAGCTTTATCAAAATGATTTCTCTTTGACTAAGCACTGTGTGTACACATTGTGAGTGGACTTGTCCACAGATGTACCGGCGCACACTTGTACGGGGGAGTTgcataatttccttctcctccccgaGCCATTCAACAACCAGTTACCAAAAGTCCCAAGAAATCCTCTGGAAAAACACAACACTACCCACAGAGACTCCAGGCTGTGAAACACCAGCTTTTAACTGTCCCATCGGCTCTTCTTACGTTTTGGGGGCTCTGGGACAGCAAAACCATCTGTCTTGTTGTCTCGGCTGCTGGCGTCCTTCCTGTTCTCACCATTCCTGTTCTCGTTGTTCCTACCTTCATTGCTATTCCTGCTGTCATTATTATTGTGATTGCCGCTGCCCACATCAGCTAAGTGCCGGCTTTCCCCGTGGCGATGGTTGTCACCGTGTCGGCCCTCTCCGTGGCGGTAAGCATCACTGTGGCGACCGACTCCTTCTCCGTGACGTTGCACATCATTGTAGCGACCACCGCCCTCTCCGCGGCGCGGGAGCTCATTGTGGCGACTATTCCGGTTGTCGTTGTATCGTTCTCTGACGATGCTgccaacaccaccaccaccaccgccgccaccaccaccgcggccaccgccgccgccaccaccaccaccaccaccagcaacGCCGGTGCTGCCACCACCGATGCCTTCTCGGTTGTTGGAGTTGGCATTTGCGTTGTTGAAGCTCTGTACTCCGACACTGGGAAAGGTGGGAACGCTATTCAAATTCCCTGAGCTGGTGAAACCAGGAACACCCTTTGCTGCTGCGGTGGCTGCAACGGGGCTGTCAGGATTTGCAGCATTTTGCTGTGCTGAACTCGTCGGTACCGAGTTCAAGCTCCCAGCGCTGGTCCAGCCACTGGCACCAGCAGCGGAGCTACCAGTCTTTTGATTATTTAAGCTTGCAGCAACAAAGTGGCTCTTATACTGGGACtgccaaaaaaaagacagaaaaagagagcatGTTTGCTTCCACGCTGCACCACAAAACACAGTCATCATGCACAGACAAGGCTGCCCCGATTTTTGGGGATCCCCTAGGAAAAAAGAGTTCCTACAAAAAGTCAGTCTTGTACCGCTTGCATGCCTGCTGTGCTGGTGAACACAGAATTAGTAATGGACAACTGTCACCAGATCACGGAAATGAGGGAACCTCTATATCATGGGATTAATTCttacacagaagagaaagggtTTCCCTGATCCCTGTTTCTTCTGATTGCAATTAACACTGTTGCTGCTAAGCAACCTAAACAGGATCAAGTCTAGGAGAAGAATCCAGAAGGGAAAGAGAGCAAAGaggcaggagaaaacaaaacaagtctgGCAAATTAACTTTGAGCAGCCATGTTCAGTCCGGCCTGCATACTAATTTTTCCACTTTGGATTGCAATGCTAAGCGCGTGTTCCAAGTGGATAAGACATGGCCACAACTACCAAACTCAGCTCCCCAGAAATcaacagcatttctgcattttcaaggaaggaaaaacaaattgcCTTGAATTATCAGTAGTACATTTTTACCatgttatttcctttcctctggaGTTAGAACTTGGAGTACAACTGACCAAACCAAcctgaaaagctgctttcattGCCGTAAGTCTGTCTCCCATTGCCCCAGTGGATGGCTTGTATGCCTCATAGTTGCTCATCACATTGTTGTTGTTTCCACGGTCCTAAGCAAAAAGACAAAGGACAACTGGAGAGGTTTATCCAACACAGATACTTTCAATTCAGCCATTCTCTGAATCTATCTTGACACTGCACTCAGGAAATACATATGAGGATGACAAACTTCTGGAGAGCACTCAGCAGCAGAACAGTCTGCCCCATGACCTTGAGGATGACAGAGAAGTAAAGATGCACAAAAGTCTTAGCGACTAACTAAGTCACCAGTATAACCACAtttcccagctcctggcagtacaagcagaagcaaaatgcaATTAAACAGAGTTTTTACTGAGGTCATAGCCAAGACACAGCGTGAACAGGGCTACAGCTGTGACTTTTGAAAAGATGCTGAATATGATGCCTTTTCAACATCGTCTGCAGTTCAACTCTGTCCCCATACACACTGACAATGAGCTGCTTTCCTACTTTAGTAGGCTGCAAGACTTCTTTGCTGCCAAAAAAGCCATTTCTAGGCTGATTCAAGTAATTTATTAGTATTTATCATTCATTGACAGTCTATTTCGGGAAGAATCTCCAAACCTTCTGGATCACTCTGGCCCTAAAGAAGGCTGCTCTTGACAAGAGAATAACAGCACAGGAGAGTTTCACTTGAGATGTTTCTGATACTAACTCTGAAAGATTCTGAGctgtgaaaaatctttgaaaGCAGAGGCTTCCAGTACTAAGAAGATTTTTTAAAGTCAAGATTAGTACTAAGTTTAAAAGtttcaagaaaatgtaaacaactTCTTCAGCATCTCTACTTACAGAATTTTCTGACCCTAGACCAGGACGTTCACGATATCCTAAACCACC
Proteins encoded:
- the LOC104054444 gene encoding parathyroid hormone/parathyroid hormone-related peptide receptor-like, with the translated sequence MEASVPVGGITAALLCSCLLSSVRALVDSDDVLTKEEQIYLLVEAKEKCQRDIKTQLEKIKDTSCLPEWDGIICWPKGSPSQEVSVPCPDYIYDFNHKGHAYRYCSAYGTWATALSINKTWANYTECALLFSSESRSREKEVFDRLHLMYTIGYSISLASLIVAVCILSYFKRLHCTRNYIHVHLFTSFICRAVSIFVKDVVLYSGTLASETDKMREDDFKAEMGPSPGQRSHLVGCKVVVTLFLYFLATNHYWILVEGLYLHSLIFMAFLSNKNYLWVLIIIGWGLPAVFVSVWASVRASLADTQCWDLSAGNMKWIYQVPILAAIVVNFFLFLNIVRVLASKLRETNTGKLDPRQQYRRLLKSTLVLMPLFGVHYVVFMAMPYTEVSGVLWQIQMHYEMLFNSSQGFFVAFIYCFCNGEVQAEIKKAHFRRSLALDFKQKARATSAAGSCCYGGLASHTTMSFSTSIAGRGAGSMQQRGLLLPSRASLPGYIPTSFASDNFLPRPTQEMSQKTCGENKVDLTDLNGHHLNLNKELETML